The nucleotide sequence GAAAAAGCGTGACAAGGTGAAAGCGCGGCATGGGCGGAGAGTGCCGCAAAAAAGCCCGCCTGGCAAGAAATGTCTGCTGCAGGCACGAGGGCGCCACGGCAAGGCCAGCCCGCCCTCATGCTTGGGCGGCTCATTGGGGTGCGCGGTTTTGTCGGGCAACCCCGCACAAGTTACGCCGTGCGGATGCAGCCGAGCGGATTCAGACGTGTTGACGCAGGCGGGCGAGGTTGCGCAGCAGTTCGCATGGCGTCTGCCACAGGATGCGCGGGGGCGGCGGAATTTTGCCCGTCTGCGCCACGCACAGCCAGTGGCCGGGACAGGGCGCAACCCGCCAGCCGAAGAGCCCAAGCGGTCCCCGCCACAGCCCCGCCCGCTGGCCGGAGCCGCCCGTGGGCACAAGAGCGGGCTGCATGCCAAGGCCGAGGCCCGCTGCCTTGAGCAGAGCTTCCTTGATTGTCCAGCGGCGCAGGGCGTCGCGGTCAATACCTGTTTGGGACAAGGATCGAAGCGCGGTCAGTTCGTTTGCCGCAAAGGCGCTGGCATCAGGCGGGGGAGAGGTGGTTGCTTCGGCATCCACGGCAAGGGCCGTGCGGGTCTCGTCCGTTGCCGGGGCAAGCACGCAAAAGGCCGCCGCACCGCTGTGGCTGAAGCCCGATTGCCAGCCCGCAAGCAGCGGACGGGTGCGGTTGTCCATGGTGATTATGGGCAGCGCCCCGGCCTCGGCGGCCTGCGGCCAGCCGTGGGCGGTGGGGAGAGCAACGGCGGTGATGAGCTGGGCGCGGGCCATGAGGCGCGAAAGGGCCGCTTCAAGGGTTCGTCGCCCGGCAGCATCAGGCCCA is from Desulfovibrio desulfuricans and encodes:
- a CDS encoding 4'-phosphopantetheinyl transferase superfamily protein; its protein translation is MPYPPTILCAPLPQAAPGQLDIWRRAFEAGLEPWLDARQMEHVRRFGRAATQAQPAHLQPDAKAFRPDVSGSKMSGQNMSGPDAAGRRTLEAALSRLMARAQLITAVALPTAHGWPQAAEAGALPIITMDNRTRPLLAGWQSGFSHSGAAAFCVLAPATDETRTALAVDAEATTSPPPDASAFAANELTALRSLSQTGIDRDALRRWTIKEALLKAAGLGLGMQPALVPTGGSGQRAGLWRGPLGLFGWRVAPCPGHWLCVAQTGKIPPPPRILWQTPCELLRNLARLRQHV